Within Pelagicoccus enzymogenes, the genomic segment ACGCCTTCACCGGTCGCCTCACCGCTGACCTTGGCGTCAGCCGCTTCGCCATCCACGCCGGTCCCGCCCTCGACGACATCACCGCCCTGGCCGATGGCACCGACGGCCTCATCGCCTTCGGCACCTCCAAGTCCTTCCTCCCCTGGCCCAACGGCGGAGCCAGCGAAGCCGCGCCCGGCGATGCCCACCGCCTGCTCATGAAGCTTCCCTGGGAGGGTGTCACCCGTTTCCACAGCCTCAGCGCCGGCGCCCACCCCGAACCCACCGACGACCCGCCCGTACAAGGCACTTACTATGCCCAGCGAGTCGCCATCGCCGGCTCCGACACCGACTACCTCTCCGTCGCCCAAGACACGCTCGCCCCCGGCGACGACGACACCCGCACCCCCGGCTCCCCTCTCGGCTTCACCGCCACCGACGCCACCCTTGAGGAATCAAACCCCGCCCTTGCCCCCTCCTTCCAAGAACGCCTCGCCTACGTCGCCCTCGAAGCCGTACCCACCAACGCGATACAAGACACCGACGACTTCCTAGCCTGGAACCAAATCAACCCCGAATCCAACGACGACGACGACCCATGGAACGCCGCCATAGAGGCTTTCTTCGGCACCGATCCCTTCTCCTTCGATGCTCCCGGTATCCAAAGCTTCGCGACACTATCTTCAAAAAACAGCACACTCACCCTCGTCTTTCCCCGAGCCAAAATTGCCTCCGACGAAACGCTGCAACTCGAAGTATCCACAAACCTAATCGACTGGACCCGAGTCGAGTCCCACAGCCAAAGCGAATCACCCCTCGACGACGAAGCCGACCTGATAACCTACACCTTCGACCTCCCTGAGAACACAGCCTTCTTCCGCCTCGTCCGGTAGCGTCGATCTTTAGCCGGCGCTACGTTCCACGCTAGACAGGGCACCACGTTCCTCCGCGCAGTTGACAGCGCCCGCAAAATCGAAGAATTTTCGATTCAAAACCTCGCATGGCCTCCAACTCTCCTCTTTCGCCACTTCCTGATAATATCGAGCTTGTTACCGAGTACGACGCCATCGTCATCCGACGCACTTGGAAGTCCGCCCTCGCCTACTTCCTCATCGTGTTCGCCCTCTTCTGGAACGCCTTCATGGTCGTCTGGATGAGCATCGCCATCAGCCAAGGCGTTTGGATGATGGCCGCTTTCGGTTCAATCCATGCTGCAGTAGGAATCTTCCTGATATACTACACGATAGCCCTCTTCGTGAACAAAACCGACGTCCGCATCGACACGTACTACCTGACCGTCAAGCACTACCCCCTCCGGTGGATGGGACAGTCTCAAACGCCCGTCGAAGATGTGCAACAGATCTACTGCAAAGAGAGGATCACGCGAAACAAGAACAGCACAAGCATCACCTACGAAGTCCACTGCATCGACCGCAACAACAAGCAGAAAAAGCTCCTCTCTGGACTGACTGATTCATCGCAGGCCCAATTCATCGAAGCTGAGATAGAAAAAGTTCTCGGCATTAAAGACCGCCCCGTAACAGGAGAATTCAAGAAGTAGATATCGTATGCAAACCCCCAATACATTCTCCAGCAAAGCGTGGCTATTAGACGGCCCTGTCCACAGTCTCCCCGGGATCCTCCACCTCGAAGACGGCACGCTCAGCTACCTCATTCTCGAGCAAGGCACCTTTTCCGAAACGCGCCTCAAAGAGTTGCTCGAAACCCACGGGACAAATTCTTCGGAAAGCGACTCCATTTTTCCGATACAGCTCTTCTCCGTTACACTAGACACGATCAACCGATTCCACATCCCCTGGTATTACTTCGGAGCAGGAGGAAAACTCAGCTTCGCCAAACACCAGCTGCGATTCTCCTTCGTCAAACCACAGAATACCGTCGAGCCCACCTACTACTCCGAAAGCTTCATGGAATGGCGCGGCGGAAAAGGGCAAGAGGAAGTCAACATCCTCGAAGGAAAAGCCTCCGGCAAACGCTGGAAAGCCTTGCTCGCAAAACCGTAGGGAGCGGGCTTTATTGCCCGTCCCGCGAATTTCGATCTGCCCCCTCTTCCCCCATCCGAGTATACAGCCAGCCTTTCTGCCATTCAGCTCTCCCCATCGGACCGACCGGAGCCAAGATAAACGAATTCTCGTCCCGCTTTTTGGATACATAGTTTCCACCATTGTCTCCCCACCAAGGAAAGTTTCCCCCAAAGGCTCTCACCTCGAACTTCATCACATGCAGTTGCCCGCCGAGCGTAATCTCGCGCTCAATTCGAGCCCCCTCCAAGTGACGCAGCACCGCCTCGATCGAATCACCGCCTGCAATCGTTTCGAAACCGTCCACCGGAGCAGGACCGACGGTCCACTTTCCCGCAAACCAAGCCGCCTCCTCCTCAGACGCAGGGTTCGCTTGCAGCGTCGCAGCTGACAAAATCAATGCCGCCAGCAACATCCAAGTTCCTTGCCAGCTCCCACAACTCCTATTCGTATTCAACATAGCAAATACAAAGCTACGGCTCCTTCCCAAAATCAATAGCGGAATCGCCCTTCAGCTCTGCATACGACCACCGATCTTCCTACCCTAGCCAAACCACAAGCCAACTTCGACACCACTAATCCACCGAGCCATATGACTTCCCTCCTCCGCCGCACACTAGGCCGTCTCGCCCTCACCCTCGCAGCCGCCCTTCCCACCTTCCTTTTCGCCCAAGACTACGGCACCGGCCTAGTATTCGACGAACAAGCCTACCGCGCCGTCCCCTACAAGGCTCCCGTCACCGCCGAGACCTACGCCAATCTCCCCGCATCCGCCAACCTCGAGAAGTACACACCCACCCCCGGCGACCAAGGCCCCTACTCCACCTGCACCGCCTTCGCCGTCGGCTACCACCTTCGCACCATCCTCTACGGTATCGAAAAACAAATCACGCACCGCGGCCGACTCGACCAACACATCTTCTCCCCCACCTTCGTCTACGAACGCATCAAGAGCGAAGACGACCTCGACTGCATGCAAGGCTCCAGCCCTGTCGCCGCCCTCGAGCTCCTCCGTACTGTCGGCATCCCGCCTCTCTCCACGCTCCCCTACCAATGCGGCAGTGCCATCGGCACCGAAGCGCTTCTAGAAGCCACCGAGTATCCGATCATCGACTACCAAATCCTCTACGGAACCGATCTCGCTGACGACGACCCCATCAAAGTCAAATCCGTAAAAAAATCCCTATCCGAAGGCAGCCCCGTGGTCGTTGGCTTCAAAGTCCACCAAAGCTTCTACAAGTCCGGCCCGCTCTGGCGGGAACTCGAAAGCGATGCTGGCCCCACCGGCCAGCACGGCCTGCACGCCATGGTCGTAGTCGGCTACGACGACAACAAGTACGGCGGTGCTATGCGAGTCATGAACAGCTGGAGTCCCAAATGGGCCGACAAAGGATTCGTCTGGATCCCCTACGCCGACTTCGGCCGCAACTGCATCATGGCCATGCAAGCCTACGGCAAGCGCCCCAAACGCGCCACTCCCGTCCCCGGCCCCGACGGCGTTACCCCCGAACTCGCCCCCCTCCTCAAAGGCAAAGTCATTTTCCAAGAACGCGACGGCACCCCCATGCCCGCCGTCAAAGTCGCCCCTCCCGCCGACCCCAACACCCAAATCCGCTACGTCGGCTACCGCCTCGCCCGCTCCTATCCGTCCGGCACCCGCTTCCGCTTCTACATCACCACCAATACCGACAGCTACCTCTACGCCTTCGCCACGGACCTCACCGGCAACATCACCACCATCCTCCCCTTCGCCGACAACATGTCGCCGCACATCGGGCCCAACAGCACCATCGCCTTCCCCTCCGAACGCAAAGTCGTCCGCATGGACAACCAACCCGGCACCGACTACCTGCTCATGCTCTACTCCGAAGAGCCCCTCGACATCGACGCCCTGAAGGAAGCCATGGCCGCCAACCCCGGCACCCTCTCCCTCAAGATCGCCCAATCCCTCGGCAACAAAATCGTACCGGACAAATACATCCAGTACGACTCCGCCCGTATCGGCTTCACGGTTACGGAAAAAACCAAAGGCACCGTCGTCCCCCTCATGATCGAAATCCCCCACCACTAACCCCCTAGGGCGCGGGCTTTACTGCCCGTCCCGTCACAGACCCTGGGCCCGGCGAAGGGCAGATCTAAAAGCAAACACTCACCAAACCACCGCGGGACGAGGAATGAACCTCGCCCCTACATTCTACCCTACCAACATGCGCAGCTTCACACTCAAGCTCCTCCTCGCCACAGCTATCATTGCCGCTACCACCCTCGCGCAAACCACCACATCCCGTCCCCGCGTTTCCGCACTCAATCCCGCAAACCTCGCCATCTTCCCCGCCCCCGACGACGCCCATTTCCTCACCCTCAACGCCAGCGGTGCCCACTGGTGGCAATCCAAGTCCGGCAAGATCCTCAGCACCATCACCCTCGAAGACGGCACTCCCGTCCTCCCTTCCTCCAACGCCCTCCTCTCCCCCGACGGCTCCAAAGTCTACACCGCCACCGCGACCCACCTCCTTCGTATCCAGCTCCCCACCACCGCATCAACTCCCCAAGTCTCCGCCATTGCGCTGCCCAGCATCGATCGTCTCGCCTTCCACCCCAACACCGGCGAGCTCATAGCCATCGACCACGACACCAGAGCAAACCTAAACCGTATCCACCGCGTCGATACCGAATTTCTCGCCGTTACCGCCCTTCCCGATATCCCCATCACACTTCACACCAACGCATTCACCACCTACGGCCCCCTCCTCAACCTACTCCCCAGCAACTCCGACGCCCCCTACCTCGACCACGTTATAAACGGGGTCGGACTCACCCAAGCCCCCCTCGAAACCGCCGTCAGCCTTCCCGACGCCTACCGCGAGCGAAACCTCCAAGGTCTAGTCAACCAATGGACAAGCCACTTCGATTCCCACTACGTCGCCCCCGGCGGCGCGCTCATCCACCTGTTTCAGCCCACCTACGACATCGGCTACATCGCCTTCACAAACCGAGAGACTCTCGAGAGCGATAAAATCATTTTCCTCGAACCCACCTCCTATCCGCACGCCTACGTCGAAACTTTTGTTGGCCCGCTCCAACTCGC encodes:
- a CDS encoding DUF4384 domain-containing protein — protein: MTSLLRRTLGRLALTLAAALPTFLFAQDYGTGLVFDEQAYRAVPYKAPVTAETYANLPASANLEKYTPTPGDQGPYSTCTAFAVGYHLRTILYGIEKQITHRGRLDQHIFSPTFVYERIKSEDDLDCMQGSSPVAALELLRTVGIPPLSTLPYQCGSAIGTEALLEATEYPIIDYQILYGTDLADDDPIKVKSVKKSLSEGSPVVVGFKVHQSFYKSGPLWRELESDAGPTGQHGLHAMVVVGYDDNKYGGAMRVMNSWSPKWADKGFVWIPYADFGRNCIMAMQAYGKRPKRATPVPGPDGVTPELAPLLKGKVIFQERDGTPMPAVKVAPPADPNTQIRYVGYRLARSYPSGTRFRFYITTNTDSYLYAFATDLTGNITTILPFADNMSPHIGPNSTIAFPSERKVVRMDNQPGTDYLLMLYSEEPLDIDALKEAMAANPGTLSLKIAQSLGNKIVPDKYIQYDSARIGFTVTEKTKGTVVPLMIEIPHH